A stretch of DNA from Spirosoma endbachense:
AATGTGCGCAAAGTTGAAATAGGGGTTTCTCAACTATCTATTCGGAGCATTCGGCGCATCCCCCCGCTGATGGGTGAAGTAGACATTGTTCGAAGCTTACTCTTACTGCCCGGTGTAACGACAGTTGGTGAAGGCGCACCCGGTTTCAATGTTCGGGGTGGTAGTGCTGATCAGAATCTGATTTTGTTCGATGATGCGCCAGTCTTTAATTCGAGCCACCTGATGGGATTTTTCTCGGTCTTTAATCCTGATGTTGTGCGTGATGTAACCCTGAACAGAGGGGGCGTGGCAGCCATGTATGGAGGACGGGCTTCATCGGTGCTGGACGTGAAAATTCGGGAACCAAGTGCCGAAAAATGGGGAATTAATGGTGGTATTGGTATCATTTCGAGCCGATTAGGCATCGAAGGGCCAATCGTTAAAAACAAACTCTCCTTTCTGGCGGCCGCCCGCGCTTCGTTCAATGATTTTCTATTCAAGCTGGCTCCCCCAAACCTTAAAGACACAAAAGCCAATTTCTATGATCTGACAAGCAAGCTTAAATACCAGCCCAACGAACAGCATACCATTACGTTGACAGGGTATGTAAGCACCGATGTATTCAAGCTGGCGTCAGACTCGCTGTCGGGACAGGAAATCAACGCATCATCAACCCAGTTTAATTACCAGACGTTGACGGGTTCACTACGCTGGAATTATTTCATTAGCAAACAACTGAATCTGGCGACATCGGCCATTTTTAGTCGCTACCAGGCTGATCTGTCGTCGCCAGATTCAGCAAATGCCTTTCAACTAAAATCAGGGATCTGGCATCGGCAGATCAAATCTGATTTCACCTATACGCCCAATGAGACGCACCAATGGCAGGCAGGCATCAGTGCCATTGATTATCTGATTCAGCCCAATACCAGAATTCCCGGCCCTTTCTCGAACGTATTGCCTGTCGATCTTGCCCGCGAACGGGCCTACGAACTCGCGGCTTATGTACAGGATGAGTGGAAACTGAATACCGATGTGTCTGTTGTGGTAGGGTTACGCTACTCTACCTTGCTGAATCGGGGGCCAGAGACAGTACGGACGTATCAGGAAAACGGGCCTCGTCAGGACGAAACCGTGGCATCGACGAAAACGTATGGGGCGGGCCGAATTTACCATTCGGCGGGTGGCCTGGAACCCCGTCTGGCCGTTCGCTGGTCGGTAGGGGAAGGAAAGGCGATCAAGGCGGGCTATAGCCGATTGCGGCAATATATTCAACAGATTACGAACACAACGGCTGCCCTGCCAACCTCGCGCTGGCACTTGAGCGACAGTTACACTAAACCGCAGATTGCTGATCAATGGGCACTCGGGTATTTCCGTAATACATCCGACAACGATATTGAAGCCTCGGGTGAGGTATATTATAAAACCTTGACCAACGCTATTGATTATCGGGATGGGGCCGAACTGCAACTGGCCGAAGCGGTCGAAACGCAGATTGTTCAGGGCAGTGGACAAGCGTATGGGTTTGAAGGATTACTGCGCAAAAACAAGGGACTCTGGAGTGGTTTTATCAGCTACACCTATGCGCGTACGTTCCTGACGATGAACAGTCCCTATGCCGAAGAACGGGTTAACAATGGCCGGGCTTATGCCGCTAATTACGATAAGCCCCATACCTTGAACGTATTGGCCATTTATCGGCCAACGACCTGGTTCAGCCTGTCGTTGAATTTTACGTATAGCACAGGCCGCCCGACAACCCAGCCATCGGCCCTTGCTAAAGTGGGGGGAATACTCGTTCCAATTTACCTCGACAGAAATCAACAGCGCGTTCCTGACTATCACCGGCTTGATTTCTCGATGACGTTTGAGCAGAATCCGCTCAAGAAAAAACGCAACCAAAGCAACTGGGTTTTTTCGATCTATAATGTTTATGCGCATAAGAATGCCTACTCGATTTTCTATAAGCTAAGTTCGGCGTCTTCCACCGATGCCTATAAGCTGTCAATTTTCGGAACGGCCTTTCCATCATTAACCTA
This window harbors:
- a CDS encoding TonB-dependent receptor; translated protein: MRFLHLLFVSVCLLNGALAQQRTSSNGHATTFPATGYVRDVKTGKPIQGVNIVVLNVSKGYVTAKDGFYIVQLPPGNYILRFSHVGYRTKEDTISLQKTLFREITMEDDAKDLEEVVVTSETPDRNVRKVEIGVSQLSIRSIRRIPPLMGEVDIVRSLLLLPGVTTVGEGAPGFNVRGGSADQNLILFDDAPVFNSSHLMGFFSVFNPDVVRDVTLNRGGVAAMYGGRASSVLDVKIREPSAEKWGINGGIGIISSRLGIEGPIVKNKLSFLAAARASFNDFLFKLAPPNLKDTKANFYDLTSKLKYQPNEQHTITLTGYVSTDVFKLASDSLSGQEINASSTQFNYQTLTGSLRWNYFISKQLNLATSAIFSRYQADLSSPDSANAFQLKSGIWHRQIKSDFTYTPNETHQWQAGISAIDYLIQPNTRIPGPFSNVLPVDLARERAYELAAYVQDEWKLNTDVSVVVGLRYSTLLNRGPETVRTYQENGPRQDETVASTKTYGAGRIYHSAGGLEPRLAVRWSVGEGKAIKAGYSRLRQYIQQITNTTAALPTSRWHLSDSYTKPQIADQWALGYFRNTSDNDIEASGEVYYKTLTNAIDYRDGAELQLAEAVETQIVQGSGQAYGFEGLLRKNKGLWSGFISYTYARTFLTMNSPYAEERVNNGRAYAANYDKPHTLNVLAIYRPTTWFSLSLNFTYSTGRPTTQPSALAKVGGILVPIYLDRNQQRVPDYHRLDFSMTFEQNPLKKKRNQSNWVFSIYNVYAHKNAYSIFYKLSSASSTDAYKLSIFGTAFPSLTYNFKF